From one Planococcus citri chromosome 3, ihPlaCitr1.1, whole genome shotgun sequence genomic stretch:
- the LOC135839586 gene encoding uncharacterized protein LOC135839586, which translates to MRSFLYLVLLAFLGFSANDRNTARAQDRFLNDPSPYEKFRMENAGGGYQRRTFGNPLAQPYGGGGGGGGRNFGGGGGGGGRNFGGGGRNFGGGGQNFARITGKYKMELQNLVIPNWNSVTLEPFKKDFYTPHENVTQRSDDEVNAYRKEHNIVVTCPLGLPIPKPIRHFTEANFPDYVNTVLKQEGFETPTIIQAQGWPIALSGQNMVGVAKTGSGKTLAYMLPAIVHINAQPRIQRGDGPIVLVLTPTRELAQQVKSVAYKYGSQTRVRSVCVFGGASRFLQARDLSYGREIVIATPGRLLDFLQCNVTNLRRTTYLVLDEADRMLDIGFERQIRKIIQLIRPDRQVLMWSATWPQEVRNLAEDFLHQKYYQLNVDSQTLTVNRNIQQNIDICSESDKPTKLMTLLEQIGKEKDNKTIVFVQTRVKVNDIHLKLERSGIPVVSIHGYKTQNNRDRSLNAFRQGRASVLVATDLAGRGLDVADCKYVINYDFPNTVEDYIHRIGRTGRSSMAGTSYTFFTYNDKAHARQLINVLKDANQQINPELARMIYSGNMGGNAGGNYAARGGNYGRRNVYRRY; encoded by the coding sequence ATCGAAACACAGCAAGAGCACAAGATCGTTTCCTCAATGATCCATCCCCGTACGAAAAATTCCGCATGGAAAACGCTGGTGGCGGATATCAAAGACGCACATTCGGCAACCCTTTAGCTCAACCTTacggtggtggtggtggtggtggtggtcgAAACTTCggtggtggtggcggcggcggcggtcgAAATTTCGGCGGAGGTGGTCGCAACTTTGGCGGAGGAGGTCAAAATTTCGCCCGAATCACGGGCAAGTACAAAATGGAGCTCCAGAATCTGGTAATCCCAAATTGGAATTCGGTCACTTTGGAGCCGTTTAAAAAAGACTTCTACACACCGCACGAAAACGTCACGCAACGATCCGACGACGAAGTGAATGCGTACAGAAAAGAGCACAATATAGTCGTAACCTGTCCTCTAGGACTgccaatcccaaaaccaatccGTCATTTCACCGAAGCCAATTTCCCAGACTACGTGAACACGGTTTTGAAACAAGAAGGTTTCGAGACACCGACCATAATCCAAGCTCAAGGTTGGCCTATCGCATTGAGTGGTCAAAATATGGTCGGCGTGGCTAAAACCGGTTCGGGCAAGACTCTAGCTTACATGTTACCAGCCATCGTGCATATCAACGCTCAACCACGTATTCAGCGCGGAGATGGTCCAATTGTGCTGGTTTTGACACCTACCAGAGAATTAGCCCAACAGGTCAAGTCAGTTGCTTACAAATACGGTAGCCAAACTCGAGTCCGATCGGTGTGCGTTTTTGGCGGAGCTTCGAGATTTCTGCAAGCTCGCGATTTATCCTACGGTCGAGAGATCGTCATCGCTACTCCGGGTCGTTTATTGGATTTCCTCCAATGTAACGTCACTAATTTAAGAAGAACTACGTATTTAGTCCTAGACGAAGCCGATCGTATGTTGGATATCGGTTTCGAACGCCAAATACGTAAAATCATCCAGCTCATTCGACCCGATCGTCAAGTCCTTATGTGGTCAGCCACCTGGCCTCAAGAAGTACGCAACCTAGCCGAAGATTTCCTGCACCAGAAATACTACCAGTTGAACGTCGACTCGCAGACCCTGACTGTGAATCGCAATATACAACAAAACATCGATATTTGCAGCGAATCCGATAAACCCACCAAATTAATGACCCTGCTCGAGCAAATAGGCAAAGAGAAGGATAACAAAACCATCGTATTCGTCCAAACCCGAGTCAAAGTTAACGATATACACTTGAAACTGGAAAGGTCCGGTATTCCAGTCGTCAGTATTCACGGATACAAGACGCAAAATAATCGCGATCGTAGTTTGAATGCTTTTCGTCAAGGTAGAGCTTCCGTCTTGGTTGCTACCGATTTGGCTGGTCGCGGATTAGACGTGGCCGATTGCAAATACGTGATTAATTACGATTTCCCCAACACGGTCGAAGATTATATTCATAGAATAGGAAGAACCGGTAGATCGTCGATGGCCGGAACGTCGTATACGTTTTTCACGTACAATGACAAGGCGCATGCTAGACAACTCATCAACGTGTTGAAAGACGCCAATCAGCAAATAAATCCCGAATTGGCAAGGATGATCTATTCGGGTAATATGGGCGGAAATGCGGGTGGAAATTACGCAGCACGGGGTGGTAATTACGGAAGAAGAAACGTTTACCGAAGATATTAG